A window of Primulina tabacum isolate GXHZ01 chromosome 4, ASM2559414v2, whole genome shotgun sequence contains these coding sequences:
- the LOC142542588 gene encoding uncharacterized protein LOC142542588 produces the protein MTDKKVKDTKPAVKVVPTSEPSKVHGGGEHSQRPHYPNPPDSVNPDVATLRDQWRFAIRQYSRWYSQAWGSAILAGLSFFALGWIIKGSNPLPSFKAGTTSSNNREQESASSSSSGGDRVASSVNRPG, from the coding sequence ATGACCGACAAGAAAGTTAAAGATACCAAGCCCGCCGTGAAAGTGGTGCCTACGTCTGAGCCATCCAAAGTTCACGGCGGTGGAGAGCACTCACAAAGACCTCACTATCCGAACCCTCCGGATTCGGTGAATCCGGACGTGGCGACTCTGAGAGATCAGTGGCGTTTCGCGATTAGACAGTACAGCAGGTGGTACTCTCAAGCTTGGGGGTCAGCCATTCTCGCAGGTCTTTCCTTTTTCGCTCTCGGTTGGATTATCAAAGGTTCCAACCCTCTACCTTCCTTCAAAGCGGGGACTACCTCTAGTAATAATAGAGAACAGGAGTCCGCCTCTTCCTCTAGTAGCGGCGGGGATAGAGTTGCCTCATCGGTCAATCGACCTGGATGA